Proteins from a single region of Streptomyces glaucescens:
- a CDS encoding NADPH-dependent F420 reductase, whose protein sequence is MRASSGRCGRRRRTRRRPPSSPPAGASRTFPYAKEGTRFPPGALRRTEDRRSTADRSAEGRGGTARRPTVRGMKIAILGTGTVGRHLARGWLRAGHDVVLGSRRPREARSRTGDLPLTDLAAAVADAPVVVNATPGTASVELLASVGADALAGKVLLDVAVGFTADGSLSHPGESLGEEIQRTFPATRVVKTLCTVDRKLMIAPDSVQGPSTLFLSGEDAEAKRTVSGLLRDLGWPADCLLDLGGIATARGQEHYSLLFIGIAQALGSYGFGIRVVEETARPA, encoded by the coding sequence GTGCGGGCGTCGAGCGGGCGCTGCGGGCGCAGGCGGCGGACGCGGCGACGGCCGCCGAGTAGTCCCCCCGCGGGAGCGTCCCGTACGTTCCCGTACGCCAAGGAGGGCACCCGGTTCCCGCCGGGTGCCCTTCGGCGGACCGAGGACCGAAGGAGTACGGCGGACCGTTCCGCGGAAGGACGCGGCGGCACCGCTCGCCGCCCTACCGTTCGGGGCATGAAGATCGCCATTCTCGGAACGGGCACGGTCGGCCGCCACCTCGCCCGCGGCTGGCTGCGCGCCGGCCACGACGTCGTCCTCGGTTCACGCCGGCCGCGGGAGGCCCGGTCGCGCACCGGGGACCTGCCGCTGACGGACCTCGCCGCCGCCGTCGCCGACGCGCCGGTCGTCGTCAACGCCACGCCCGGCACGGCCTCCGTGGAGCTGCTGGCGTCCGTGGGCGCGGACGCGCTCGCCGGCAAGGTGCTGCTCGACGTGGCCGTCGGCTTCACCGCGGACGGCTCCCTGTCCCACCCGGGGGAGAGCCTCGGCGAGGAGATCCAGCGGACGTTCCCCGCGACCCGGGTGGTCAAGACGCTCTGCACCGTCGACCGCAAGCTGATGATCGCCCCGGACTCGGTCCAGGGCCCCTCCACGCTGTTCCTGTCCGGGGAGGACGCCGAGGCCAAGCGGACGGTGTCCGGACTCCTGCGGGACCTGGGCTGGCCCGCGGACTGTCTGCTCGACCTCGGCGGCATCGCCACCGCCCGCGGACAGGAGCACTACAGCCTGCTGTTCATCGGCATCGCGCAGGCCCTCGGGTCGTACGGCTTCGGCATACGGGTGGTGGAGGAGACCGCCCGGCCCGCCTGA
- a CDS encoding S8 family serine peptidase, with protein MTHTPQSDPIPGARRVARIAVAAGLVAALSAAGPIPMAFAADPATPAAADPGVKSAHDKLGSDDADLLAEAKAAGDKSVTMMVATAPGRTEQVAKQLDAVDGGLVGRTYDELGYVRATVPTGKADAAIAAAAKLSSVHGIDLRQEIPLEDPSPNAGAAKGAKATGSYPAPGRNTPAENPYNPSFETGAVDFVEDHPKADGRGITIGILDSGVDLGHPALQRTTIGERKIVDWVTATDPVADGDGTWRRMTTSVAGPSFAITTAALGTETFKAPEGAYRFNYFSESATTGGDMAGDLNRDGDTTDVWGVLYDAAAGTVRVDLNDNLDFTDDQAMKPYKDGFQIGYFGTDNPATEIAERIPFVVEIRKDVVYNSSGAKADYVSIGVIEGSHGTHVAGITAANGLFGGEMNGAAPGAKLVSSRACTWSGGCTNVALTEGMIDLVVNRGVDIVNMSIGGLPALNDGNNARSELYTRLIDTYGVQLVISAGNSGPGANTIGDPALSDKVISVGATISQETWAANYGSRVEKDYAMMPFSSRGPREDGGFTPTLSAPGAAINTTQTWSPGGPVAEAGYSLPPGYSMLQGTSMASPQATGAAALLLSAAKRKGIELTPATLRTALTSTADHIPGTQAYEEGAGLINIEDAWDSILDGAKAHEYTVKAPVDTAIDQFLKTPGFGTGLYDREGGLKAGQKKTYEITLTRTSGADKAVRHELHFENNAGGTFRIVGSDEVRLPLNQPVTVKVQAAPKSAGLKSAILEVDDPRTEGIDKQVLHTVVVAAPLKYTYSASGSVQRNSHTSHFVTVPEGAKSLEVAIGGLKDKSQTRFIAIHPYGVPADPTSTVNCYANYANPANTCRPDVRSYADPQPGVWEIEVESRRTSPLLDNPYKLDVTVLGAAFEPETVTVPEAKVGTPAAVSWKVTNKYAALEGKLAGGPLGSSKTARPSITGGVTHTTTVEVPQGAQSLDVTIGNVSDAAADLDLVVKNAAGDEVGSSADGDSEESVSVPNPAAGTYTIEVVGYSVPSGSTAYDYLDVFFSSALGSVTVDESAVVKLGTGASATVSGSVTAAAAAPEGREFFGQVQLLNARGTAAGLGSVKIEKVTP; from the coding sequence ATGACCCACACCCCCCAGAGCGACCCGATACCGGGCGCGAGACGCGTGGCCCGCATAGCCGTGGCCGCCGGTCTGGTCGCCGCGCTCTCCGCCGCCGGGCCGATACCCATGGCCTTCGCGGCGGACCCGGCCACCCCCGCCGCGGCCGACCCGGGCGTCAAGTCCGCCCACGACAAGCTCGGCTCCGACGACGCCGACCTGCTCGCCGAGGCCAAGGCCGCCGGCGACAAGAGCGTGACCATGATGGTCGCCACCGCTCCCGGCCGGACGGAGCAGGTCGCGAAGCAGCTCGACGCGGTCGACGGCGGTCTCGTGGGCCGTACGTACGACGAGCTCGGCTATGTCCGCGCCACCGTCCCCACCGGCAAGGCCGACGCGGCCATCGCCGCCGCCGCCAAGCTCTCCTCCGTGCACGGCATCGACCTGCGCCAGGAGATCCCGCTGGAGGACCCGTCGCCGAACGCGGGCGCCGCCAAGGGTGCGAAGGCCACCGGCAGCTACCCGGCCCCGGGCAGGAACACGCCCGCCGAGAACCCGTACAACCCGTCCTTCGAGACCGGCGCCGTCGACTTCGTCGAGGACCACCCGAAGGCGGACGGGCGCGGCATCACCATCGGCATCCTCGACTCCGGTGTCGACCTCGGCCACCCGGCGCTGCAGAGGACGACGATCGGCGAGCGCAAGATCGTCGACTGGGTCACCGCGACCGACCCGGTCGCCGACGGGGACGGCACCTGGCGCCGGATGACCACCTCGGTGGCCGGTCCCAGCTTCGCCATCACCACCGCCGCCCTCGGCACGGAGACCTTCAAGGCCCCCGAGGGCGCCTACCGGTTCAACTACTTCTCCGAGTCCGCCACCACCGGTGGCGACATGGCCGGCGACCTGAACCGGGACGGCGACACGACGGACGTCTGGGGCGTGCTCTACGACGCCGCCGCCGGCACCGTCCGGGTCGACCTGAACGACAACCTCGACTTCACCGACGACCAGGCGATGAAGCCGTACAAGGACGGCTTCCAGATCGGGTACTTCGGGACCGACAACCCGGCCACCGAGATCGCCGAGCGCATCCCGTTCGTGGTCGAGATCCGCAAGGACGTCGTCTACAACTCCTCCGGCGCCAAGGCGGACTACGTCAGCATCGGCGTCATCGAGGGCTCGCACGGCACCCACGTGGCCGGCATCACCGCCGCCAACGGCCTGTTCGGCGGCGAGATGAACGGCGCGGCGCCCGGCGCCAAGCTGGTCTCCTCGCGGGCCTGCACCTGGTCCGGCGGCTGCACCAACGTCGCGCTGACCGAGGGCATGATCGACCTCGTCGTCAACCGCGGCGTCGACATCGTCAACATGTCGATCGGCGGCCTCCCGGCGCTGAACGACGGCAACAACGCGCGCTCCGAGCTGTACACCCGGCTCATCGACACCTACGGCGTCCAGCTGGTGATCTCCGCGGGCAACTCCGGCCCCGGCGCCAACACCATCGGCGACCCGGCCCTGTCCGACAAGGTGATCTCGGTCGGCGCGACCATCTCCCAGGAGACCTGGGCCGCCAACTACGGCTCGCGGGTGGAGAAGGACTACGCGATGATGCCGTTCTCCTCGCGCGGTCCGCGTGAGGACGGCGGCTTCACGCCGACCCTCTCGGCGCCCGGCGCCGCCATCAACACCACGCAGACCTGGTCGCCCGGCGGCCCGGTCGCCGAGGCCGGCTACAGCCTGCCGCCCGGCTACTCCATGCTCCAGGGCACCTCGATGGCCTCCCCGCAGGCCACCGGCGCCGCCGCGCTGCTGCTGTCCGCCGCCAAGCGCAAGGGCATCGAGCTGACCCCGGCCACCCTGCGCACGGCGCTCACCTCGACCGCCGACCACATCCCGGGCACCCAGGCGTACGAAGAGGGCGCGGGCCTGATCAACATCGAGGACGCCTGGGACTCGATCCTGGACGGCGCGAAGGCCCACGAGTACACCGTCAAGGCGCCGGTCGACACCGCGATCGACCAGTTCCTGAAGACCCCGGGCTTCGGCACCGGCCTGTACGACCGCGAGGGCGGCCTGAAGGCCGGGCAGAAGAAGACGTACGAGATCACGCTCACCCGCACCTCCGGTGCCGACAAGGCCGTCCGCCACGAGCTGCACTTCGAGAACAACGCGGGCGGCACCTTCCGCATCGTCGGCTCCGACGAGGTGCGGCTGCCGCTGAACCAGCCGGTCACCGTCAAGGTGCAGGCCGCGCCGAAGTCCGCCGGTCTGAAGAGCGCGATCCTGGAGGTCGACGACCCGCGCACCGAGGGCATCGACAAGCAGGTGCTGCACACGGTCGTGGTCGCCGCCCCGCTGAAGTACACCTACTCGGCGTCCGGTTCCGTGCAGCGCAACAGCCACACGTCGCACTTCGTGACCGTGCCCGAGGGCGCCAAGTCGCTCGAGGTCGCCATCGGCGGGCTGAAGGACAAGAGCCAGACCCGGTTCATCGCCATCCACCCCTACGGCGTCCCGGCCGACCCGACGTCGACGGTCAACTGCTACGCGAACTACGCCAACCCGGCCAACACCTGCCGTCCGGACGTGCGCTCCTACGCCGACCCGCAGCCGGGCGTCTGGGAGATCGAGGTCGAGTCGCGCCGTACGTCGCCGCTGCTCGACAACCCGTACAAGCTGGACGTCACCGTGCTCGGCGCGGCCTTCGAGCCGGAGACCGTGACCGTGCCCGAGGCCAAGGTCGGCACCCCGGCCGCCGTCTCCTGGAAGGTGACCAACAAGTACGCCGCCCTGGAGGGCAAGCTGGCCGGCGGCCCGCTGGGCTCCTCCAAGACGGCCCGCCCGAGCATCACGGGCGGCGTCACCCACACCACCACGGTCGAGGTGCCCCAGGGCGCCCAGTCGCTGGACGTCACCATCGGCAACGTCTCCGACGCCGCCGCTGACCTCGACCTGGTCGTGAAGAACGCGGCCGGCGACGAGGTCGGCAGCTCCGCCGACGGCGACTCGGAGGAGTCGGTCTCCGTGCCGAACCCGGCCGCCGGGACCTACACGATCGAGGTCGTCGGCTACTCGGTGCCCTCCGGTTCCACCGCGTACGACTACCTGGACGTGTTCTTCTCCTCGGCGCTCGGCTCCGTCACGGTCGACGAGTCGGCCGTGGTGAAGCTCGGCACGGGTGCCTCGGCGACGGTCTCCGGCAGCGTCACCGCCGCCGCGGCCGCTCCCGAGGGCCGCGAGTTCTTCGGCCAGGTCCAGCTGCTCAACGCGCGCGGCACGGCCGCGGGCCTGGGCAGCGTGAAGATCGAGAAGGTCACGCCGTAA
- a CDS encoding DUF1203 domain-containing protein — protein MTTYTARPVPPEVLKELRSADDAGRGTVPVTDEEGGAPLRCCLRRSAPGESVALVSYAPLRRWAAGTGADPGAYDEQGPVFIHADDCPGPEGDGLPFTGSHRVLRRYSAAGRILGGHLVTPEDSFASALGRAFADPEVALVHVRAVEYGCFLYEVRRPGDH, from the coding sequence ATGACGACGTACACCGCACGCCCCGTCCCGCCGGAGGTCCTGAAGGAGCTGCGCTCCGCCGACGACGCGGGACGCGGGACGGTTCCCGTGACCGACGAGGAGGGCGGCGCGCCGCTGCGCTGCTGCCTGCGCCGCAGCGCACCCGGCGAGTCGGTCGCCCTGGTCTCCTACGCCCCGTTGCGCCGCTGGGCGGCCGGCACGGGCGCCGACCCGGGCGCGTACGACGAGCAGGGTCCCGTCTTCATCCACGCGGACGACTGCCCCGGCCCGGAGGGCGACGGCCTGCCCTTCACCGGCTCCCACCGCGTCCTGCGCCGCTACTCGGCGGCGGGCCGCATCCTCGGCGGGCACCTGGTGACACCCGAGGACTCCTTCGCGTCCGCCCTGGGTCGGGCCTTCGCCGACCCGGAGGTGGCGCTGGTGCACGTGCGGGCCGTGGAGTACGGCTGCTTCCTGTACGAGGTGCGGCGCCCCGGGGACCACTGA
- a CDS encoding MFS transporter, with protein sequence MDEDRRGRRRCLLGGAVFAVCMAGTTLPTPLYGLYQQEFGFSELTVTVVYAVYAFGVIGVLLLAGNASDVVGRRPVLLCGLGFAAASAVCFLCATALGWLYAGRLLSGLSAGLFTGAATAYVMELAPRGDASRATFVATAANMGGLGCGPLLAGVLAQYAARPLHLPFLVHLALVACSAAVLLRLPETVRERRPLRTVRPQRPGLPPRVRAVFGPAAAAAFVGFALFGVFTSVSPSFLAQSLDVHDHALSGSVVALAFFSSTAGQLAVGRVGVGRSLPLGCAALLAGLALLAGALHWALLPLVVLSAVVGGVGQGLSFRGAVAAVARASGADRRAAVISALFVVAYTGISVPVIGVGVLSGPMGLEGAGLVFIACMAVLVSAAGGYLLRRPVPAPESGEGAATGSR encoded by the coding sequence ATGGACGAAGATCGTCGAGGCCGGCGCCGCTGCCTGCTGGGCGGGGCGGTGTTCGCCGTGTGCATGGCCGGCACCACCTTGCCGACCCCCCTCTACGGCCTCTACCAGCAGGAGTTCGGCTTCTCCGAGCTCACGGTCACCGTCGTCTACGCCGTCTACGCGTTCGGTGTCATCGGCGTGCTGCTGCTGGCCGGCAACGCCTCCGACGTGGTGGGCCGGCGGCCGGTGCTGCTGTGCGGCCTCGGCTTCGCGGCGGCCAGCGCCGTCTGCTTCCTGTGCGCCACCGCGCTGGGCTGGCTGTACGCGGGGCGCCTGCTGTCGGGTCTGTCCGCCGGACTGTTCACCGGGGCGGCCACCGCGTACGTGATGGAGCTGGCCCCGCGCGGCGACGCCTCCCGGGCCACGTTCGTGGCGACCGCAGCCAACATGGGCGGGCTGGGCTGCGGGCCGCTGCTCGCCGGGGTGCTCGCGCAGTACGCCGCCCGGCCGCTCCACCTGCCGTTCCTCGTGCACCTCGCCCTGGTGGCCTGCTCGGCCGCCGTCCTGCTGCGGCTCCCGGAGACCGTGCGGGAGCGGCGGCCGCTGCGGACCGTTCGGCCGCAGCGGCCCGGACTGCCACCCCGGGTGCGGGCGGTGTTCGGGCCCGCGGCCGCCGCGGCCTTCGTGGGCTTCGCCCTCTTCGGGGTGTTCACCTCGGTGAGCCCGTCGTTCCTCGCCCAGTCCCTGGACGTGCACGACCACGCGCTGAGCGGGTCCGTCGTCGCCCTGGCGTTCTTCTCCTCGACCGCCGGGCAGCTCGCCGTCGGCCGGGTCGGCGTGGGCCGGTCGCTGCCCCTGGGCTGCGCCGCGCTGCTCGCCGGCCTCGCGCTGCTGGCGGGCGCGCTGCACTGGGCGCTGCTGCCGCTGGTGGTGCTGAGCGCGGTCGTCGGGGGCGTCGGGCAGGGACTGTCGTTCCGCGGCGCGGTGGCCGCGGTGGCCCGGGCGTCCGGCGCGGACCGGCGCGCGGCCGTGATCTCGGCCCTGTTCGTGGTCGCCTACACGGGCATCTCGGTGCCGGTGATCGGGGTCGGCGTGCTGTCGGGGCCGATGGGGCTGGAGGGCGCCGGACTGGTGTTCATCGCCTGCATGGCCGTCCTGGTGTCGGCCGCCGGCGGCTATCTGCTGCGGCGGCCGGTCCCGGCGCCGGAGAGCGGCGAAGGGGCGGCCACCGGCTCCCGGTGA
- a CDS encoding RNA polymerase sigma factor has protein sequence MLRRMARRVQGAYRADHGADDPLDAAQERRVRAVLALGGVPQADLPDGVQQVRLRLLERAAGGREAPRDVSAWAAVVASNLAVDWHRAKRRQERIGERLASLRQLEHPSGEDASVLSVAVAQGLDELPAAQRQVVVLRFFADLPVRSIAEQLGIPEGTVKSRLHTAVRSLRARLHEDEVV, from the coding sequence GTGCTGCGCAGAATGGCCCGCCGCGTCCAGGGGGCGTACCGGGCGGACCACGGTGCCGACGACCCGCTGGACGCGGCCCAGGAGCGGCGGGTGCGGGCGGTGCTCGCCCTGGGCGGGGTGCCGCAGGCGGACCTGCCGGACGGGGTGCAGCAGGTCCGCCTGCGGTTGCTGGAGCGCGCCGCCGGCGGACGCGAGGCACCGCGGGACGTCTCCGCGTGGGCGGCGGTCGTCGCCTCCAACCTCGCCGTCGACTGGCACCGCGCCAAGCGCCGTCAGGAGCGGATCGGCGAACGCCTGGCCTCGCTGCGGCAGCTCGAGCACCCGTCCGGCGAGGACGCCAGCGTGCTCTCCGTGGCCGTCGCCCAGGGGCTGGACGAGCTGCCCGCCGCCCAGCGCCAGGTCGTGGTGCTGCGCTTCTTCGCCGACCTGCCGGTGCGCTCCATCGCCGAGCAGCTCGGCATCCCCGAGGGCACGGTCAAGAGCAGGCTGCACACGGCGGTCCGGTCCCTGCGGGCCCGGCTGCACGAGGACGAGGTGGTGTGA
- the pepN gene encoding aminopeptidase N yields the protein MPGTNLTREEAQQRAKLLTVDSYEIDLDLSGAQEGGTYRSVTTVRFDVAEGGAESFIDLVAPAVHEVTLNGDPLDPAEVFRDSRIALPGLLEGRNVLRVAADCAYTNTGEGLHRFVDPVDDQAYLYTQFEVPDARRVFASFEQPDLKATFRFTVRAPEGWTVISNSPTPEPKDNVWEFAPTPRISTYVTALIVGPYHSVHSVYEKDGQSVPLGIYCRPSLAEFLDADAIFEVTRQGFDWFQEKFDYAYPFEKYDQLFVPEFNAGAMENAGAVTIRDQYVFRSKVTDAAYEVRAETILHELAHMWFGDLVTMEWWNDLWLNESFATYTSIACQAAAPGSRWPHSWTTFANSMKTWAYRQDQLPSTHPIMADIRDLDDVLVNFDGITYAKGASVLKQLVAYVGEDEFFRGVQAYFKRHAFGNTRLSDLLGALEETSGRDLKAWSKAWLETAGINILRPEIETDADGTVTSFAIRQEAPALPAGAQGEPVLRPHRIAVGLYDLDETSGKLVRTERVELDVDGELTAVPQLAGKRRPAVVLLNDDDLSYAKVRLDEASLRTVTEHLGDFEASLPRALCWASAWDMTRDAELATRDYLSLVLSGIGKESDIGVVQSLHRQVKLAIDLYAAPAARETLLTRWTEATLAHLRSAAPGSDHQLAWARAFAATARTPEQLDLLEALLDGTQTVEGLAVDTELRWAFVQRLAATGRYDEAEIAAEYERDRTAAGERHAATARAARPTPEAKAEAWASVVESDKLPNAVQEAVIGGFVQTDQRELLAPYTDRFFEALKGVWESRSHEMAQQIAVGLYPSVQVSQETLDKTDAWLASAEPNAALRRLVSESRAGVERALRAQAADAATAAE from the coding sequence GTGCCTGGCACAAACCTGACTCGCGAAGAGGCGCAGCAGCGGGCGAAGCTGCTCACCGTTGACTCGTACGAGATCGATCTCGACCTCTCCGGCGCGCAGGAGGGCGGTACCTACCGGTCCGTGACCACGGTGCGCTTCGACGTCGCCGAGGGCGGAGCGGAGTCGTTCATCGACCTGGTGGCTCCGGCCGTCCACGAGGTGACGCTCAACGGGGACCCGCTGGACCCCGCGGAGGTCTTCCGGGACTCCCGGATCGCCCTGCCCGGTCTGCTGGAGGGCCGCAACGTCCTGCGCGTGGCCGCCGACTGCGCGTACACCAACACCGGTGAGGGCCTGCACCGGTTCGTCGACCCGGTCGACGACCAGGCCTACCTCTACACCCAGTTCGAGGTCCCGGACGCCCGCCGGGTGTTCGCCTCGTTCGAGCAGCCGGACCTGAAGGCGACGTTCCGGTTCACCGTGCGCGCCCCGGAGGGCTGGACGGTGATCTCGAACTCGCCCACGCCCGAGCCCAAGGACAACGTCTGGGAGTTCGCGCCGACCCCGCGCATCTCGACCTACGTCACGGCGCTCATCGTCGGGCCGTACCACAGCGTCCACAGCGTCTACGAGAAGGACGGGCAGAGCGTCCCGCTCGGCATCTACTGCCGGCCCTCGCTCGCCGAGTTCCTGGACGCGGACGCCATCTTCGAGGTGACCCGGCAGGGCTTCGACTGGTTCCAGGAGAAGTTCGACTACGCGTACCCGTTCGAGAAGTACGACCAGCTGTTCGTCCCGGAGTTCAACGCGGGCGCCATGGAGAACGCGGGCGCGGTCACCATCCGCGACCAGTACGTCTTCCGCTCCAAGGTGACCGACGCGGCGTACGAGGTCCGCGCGGAGACCATCCTGCACGAGCTGGCCCACATGTGGTTCGGCGACCTGGTCACCATGGAGTGGTGGAACGACCTCTGGCTCAACGAGTCGTTCGCCACCTACACCTCCATCGCCTGCCAGGCCGCGGCCCCCGGCTCGCGCTGGCCGCACTCGTGGACCACGTTCGCCAACTCCATGAAGACGTGGGCGTACCGGCAGGACCAGCTGCCGTCCACGCACCCGATCATGGCGGACATCCGCGACCTGGACGACGTGCTCGTCAACTTCGACGGCATCACCTACGCCAAGGGCGCCAGCGTGCTCAAGCAGCTCGTGGCGTACGTCGGCGAGGACGAGTTCTTCCGCGGCGTGCAGGCCTACTTCAAGCGCCACGCCTTCGGCAACACCCGCCTGAGCGACCTGCTGGGCGCCCTGGAGGAGACCTCCGGACGCGACCTGAAGGCCTGGTCGAAGGCGTGGCTGGAGACGGCCGGCATCAACATCCTGCGCCCGGAGATCGAGACGGACGCCGACGGGACCGTCACCTCCTTCGCGATCCGCCAGGAGGCCCCCGCCCTGCCCGCCGGCGCCCAGGGCGAGCCCGTGCTGCGCCCGCACCGCATCGCGGTTGGCCTGTACGACCTCGACGAGACGTCCGGCAAGCTGGTGCGCACCGAGCGCGTCGAGCTGGACGTCGACGGCGAGCTGACCGCGGTGCCGCAGCTCGCCGGGAAGCGCCGCCCGGCCGTCGTCCTGCTCAACGACGACGACCTGTCGTACGCGAAGGTCCGCCTCGACGAGGCGTCCCTGAGGACGGTCACCGAGCACCTGGGCGACTTCGAGGCCTCCCTGCCGCGCGCCCTGTGCTGGGCGTCCGCCTGGGACATGACCCGCGACGCCGAGCTGGCCACCCGCGACTACCTGTCCCTGGTCCTGTCCGGCATCGGCAAGGAGTCCGACATCGGCGTGGTGCAGTCGCTGCACCGCCAGGTCAAGCTGGCCATCGACCTGTACGCCGCCCCGGCCGCCCGCGAGACGCTGCTCACCCGCTGGACCGAGGCCACCCTGGCCCACCTGCGGTCCGCCGCGCCGGGCAGCGACCACCAGCTGGCGTGGGCCCGCGCGTTCGCCGCGACCGCCCGCACCCCGGAGCAGCTCGACCTGCTCGAGGCGCTGCTCGACGGCACGCAGACCGTCGAGGGCCTGGCCGTGGACACCGAGCTGCGCTGGGCGTTCGTCCAGCGGCTGGCCGCGACGGGCCGCTACGACGAGGCGGAGATCGCCGCCGAGTACGAGCGGGACAGGACGGCCGCCGGCGAGCGCCACGCGGCGACCGCCCGCGCCGCCCGTCCCACACCGGAGGCGAAGGCGGAGGCCTGGGCGTCGGTCGTGGAGTCCGACAAGCTGCCGAACGCCGTGCAGGAGGCGGTGATCGGCGGATTCGTCCAGACCGACCAGCGCGAGCTGCTGGCGCCGTACACCGACCGGTTCTTCGAGGCGCTCAAGGGCGTGTGGGAGTCCCGCTCGCACGAGATGGCCCAGCAGATCGCCGTCGGCCTGTACCCGTCCGTGCAGGTCTCGCAGGAGACGCTGGACAAGACGGACGCCTGGCTCGCCTCCGCCGAGCCGAACGCGGCCCTGCGCCGGCTCGTCTCGGAGTCCCGTGCGGGCGTCGAGCGGGCGCTGCGGGCGCAGGCGGCGGACGCGGCGACGGCCGCCGAGTAG
- a CDS encoding CGNR zinc finger domain-containing protein, whose protein sequence is MSTARDPRPLTGEPLALDLLNTRWVHEGTPHDLLDGTGGLAVWLAANGLDERFAADADTLRHTLRAREALLAAVDGSLAAGAAQVDAVLAHGRIRATLTEAGPGEEAEFADASWGPGWLAARDYLDLLATAPDRIRACAHEACVLHFFDTSRNGTRRWCSMAVCGNRAKASRHYARSKDA, encoded by the coding sequence ATGTCCACCGCCCGTGACCCCCGCCCGCTCACCGGCGAGCCGCTCGCCCTCGACCTGCTGAACACCCGGTGGGTCCACGAGGGCACCCCGCACGACCTCCTCGACGGCACCGGCGGACTCGCGGTCTGGCTCGCGGCGAACGGCCTGGACGAGCGGTTCGCCGCCGACGCGGACACGCTGCGGCACACCCTGCGGGCACGGGAGGCCCTGCTGGCGGCGGTGGACGGCTCGCTCGCGGCCGGCGCGGCACAGGTGGACGCCGTCCTCGCGCACGGCCGGATCCGGGCCACGCTCACCGAGGCGGGGCCCGGCGAGGAGGCCGAGTTCGCGGACGCCTCCTGGGGTCCGGGCTGGCTCGCCGCCCGCGACTACCTGGACCTGCTCGCCACCGCTCCGGACCGCATCCGCGCCTGCGCCCACGAGGCGTGCGTGCTGCACTTCTTCGACACCTCGCGCAACGGCACGCGGCGCTGGTGCTCGATGGCGGTGTGCGGGAACCGGGCGAAGGCGTCGCGGCACTACGCCCGTTCCAAGGACGCCTGA
- a CDS encoding aspartate-semialdehyde dehydrogenase, with protein MKVGIVGATGQVGTVMRRILAERDFPVDELRLFASARSAGTVLDGITVEDASAADYTGLDIVLFSAGGATSKALAEKVAAQGAVVIDNSSAWRRDPEVPLVVSEVNPHAVANRPKGIIANPNCTTMAAMPVLKPLHAEAGLEALVVATYQAVSGSGLAGVDELFEQVQKVGADAPKLTHDGSAVEFPAPDKYVAPIAYNVLPLAGSIVDDGLNETDEEQKLRNESRKILEIPELKVSGTCVRVPVFSGHSLQVNARFARPISPERAKELLAGAPGVALTEVPTPLQAAGQDPSFVGRIRSDETVENGLAFFVSNDNLRKGAALNAVQIAELVAAELTTKAQQ; from the coding sequence GTGAAGGTAGGAATCGTCGGAGCCACCGGCCAGGTCGGCACGGTCATGCGCAGGATCCTCGCCGAGCGGGACTTCCCGGTCGACGAGCTGCGCCTGTTCGCCTCGGCCCGTTCGGCGGGGACGGTCCTCGACGGGATCACGGTGGAGGACGCCTCCGCGGCCGACTACACCGGCCTGGACATCGTGCTGTTCTCCGCGGGCGGCGCCACCTCCAAGGCGCTGGCCGAGAAGGTCGCCGCGCAGGGCGCGGTCGTGATCGACAACTCCTCCGCGTGGCGCCGCGACCCCGAGGTCCCGCTGGTGGTGTCGGAGGTGAACCCGCACGCGGTCGCCAACCGCCCGAAGGGCATCATCGCCAACCCGAACTGCACCACGATGGCCGCGATGCCCGTGCTCAAGCCGCTGCACGCGGAGGCCGGCCTCGAGGCCCTGGTCGTCGCCACCTACCAGGCGGTGTCCGGCTCCGGTCTCGCCGGTGTCGACGAGTTGTTCGAGCAGGTCCAGAAGGTCGGCGCGGACGCCCCGAAGCTCACCCACGACGGCTCGGCCGTGGAGTTCCCGGCGCCGGACAAGTACGTCGCGCCGATCGCGTACAACGTGCTGCCGCTGGCCGGTTCGATCGTCGACGACGGCCTGAACGAGACCGACGAGGAGCAGAAGCTCCGCAACGAGTCCCGCAAGATCCTGGAGATCCCCGAGCTGAAGGTCTCGGGCACCTGCGTGCGCGTCCCGGTCTTCTCCGGCCACTCCCTCCAGGTCAACGCGCGCTTCGCCCGCCCGATCAGCCCGGAGCGCGCCAAGGAGCTGCTCGCCGGCGCCCCGGGTGTCGCCCTGACCGAGGTGCCGACCCCGCTCCAGGCGGCCGGTCAGGACCCGTCGTTCGTCGGCCGGATCCGCTCCGACGAGACGGTGGAGAACGGTCTCGCCTTCTTCGTCTCCAACGACAACCTGCGCAAGGGCGCGGCGCTGAACGCGGTGCAGATCGCGGAGCTGGTGGCGGCCGAGCTGACCACCAAGGCCCAGCAGTAG